One stretch of Meriones unguiculatus strain TT.TT164.6M chromosome 7, Bangor_MerUng_6.1, whole genome shotgun sequence DNA includes these proteins:
- the Crip1 gene encoding cysteine-rich protein 1: MPKCPKCDKEVYFAERVTSLGKDWHRPCLKCEKCGKTLTSGGHAEHEGKPYCNHPCYAATFGPKGFGRGGAESHTFK; encoded by the exons ATGCCGAAGTGCCCCAAGTGCGACAAGGAGGTGTATTTCG CCGAGCGAGTGACGTCACTAGGCAAGGACTGGCATCGTCCCTGCCTGAAGTGTGAGAAATGTGGAAAGACACTGACCTCTGGGGGTCATGCCGAG CATGAAGGCAAGCCTTACTGCAACCATCCCTGCTACGCAGCCACGTTTGGGCCCAAAG gcTTTGGGCGAGGTGGAGCTGAGAGCCACACTTTCAAGTAG
- the Tedc1 gene encoding tubulin epsilon and delta complex protein 1: protein MGRRGPRVQGAARALPEAIAALSRSLPAGPSPEVFRRAKFDRPEAAPVLWQLLLRVLSPLAEINTCTDLAPEAQALVVKSALSSQGYPRSVLLQFPEGNSQGSRELLLALSWLLARGPLLEQLLAQTRVQLGDQLPQCEWEALASPGPSAPLVETKSPVDLRLVEWLMGKLRIRWRRLISSQQEQCTLLSKIHLYTHGCHSEQSLGHLSVAETEMLRDPESGQQLLKALESENIRLEAALEWRRCQLVFWQWMDTVLDACSPESPAVTSQPVVLPMISEGGLGELELVKQELQALQEELREVAEPRRAAWEAQVAGLGRGPEWSNTRKALQEAVEQELEALRVSWEQSSNLAQPQRPHRLVRRKDGAARAPGLQAAKVIRTLSTQEACLRKALHQLQSQCQQELARLVGALPGLIWILAPGH, encoded by the exons ATGGGGCGGCGGGGGCCCCGGGTGCAAGGGGCCGCCCGGGCCCTGCCTGAGGCCATCGCCGCGCTGAGTCGGTCCCTGCCTGCTGGGCCCAGCCCCGAAGTCTTCCGCCGCGCAAAGTTTGACCGACCAGAGGCG GCCCCAGTGCTCTGGCAGCTTCTCTTGCGTGTGCTCTCACCGCTTGCTGAAATCAACACCTGTACCGACCTGGCCCCGG AGGCCCAAGCTCTCGTGGTGAAGTCAGCACTGAGCTCTCAAGGCTACCCCAGGTCTGTGCTGCTACAGTTTCCTGAGGGCAATTCTCAGGGAAGCCGGGAATTGCTGCTGGCCCTGTCCTGGCTCCTGGCACGAGGACCCTTGCTTGAGCAGCTGCTTGCCCAGACCCGTGTGCAGCTGGGTGACCAGTTGCCCCAGTGTGAG TGGGAGGCCCTGGCCAGTCCTGGTCCTTCTGCACCCCTTGTGGAAACGAAGAGCCCTGTGGATCTCCGACTAGTAGAATGGCTGATGGGAAAACTGCGGATTAGGTGGCGACGCCTGATCTCCAGTCAGCAGGAGCAGTGTACCCTGCTCAGCAAG ATCCACCTGTACACCCATGGATGCCACAGCGAGCAGAGCCTTGGCCATCTTTCTGTTGCCGAAACAGAGATGCTTAGGGATCCAGAGAGCGGTCAGCAG CTCCTGAAGGCGTTGGAGAGTGAGAACATACGCTTGGAGGCAGCTCTGGAGTGGCGGCGTTGCCAGCTTGTCTTCTGGCAATGGATG GATACAGTTCTGGATGCCTGTTCCCCCGAgagtcctgctgtgacttcacAGCCGGTAGTCCTGCCCATGATCTCTGAAGGTGGGCTTGGTGAGCTGGAGCTGGTAAAGCAAGAGTTGCAGGCCCTGCAGGAGGAGCTACGGGAAGTGGCTGAGCCCCGGCGGGCTGCCTGGGAAGCCCAG GTTGCAGGCCTAGGCCGGGGGCCAGAGTGGAGCAACACAAGGAAGGCCTTGCAGGAGGCTGTCGAACAGGAGTTGGAAGCCCTCCGGGTGTCCTGGGAGCAATCCAGTAACCTGGCCCAGCCACAAAGGCCCCATCGACTGGTGAGAAGGAAGGATGGGGCAGCAAGAGCCCCAGGCCTACAGGCAGCCAAGGTGATCAGGACattgagcactcaggaggcctgTCTGAGGAAGGCTTTGCACCAGCTGCAGAGCCAGTGTCAGCAGGAGCTGGCCAGGCTGGTTGGTGCTCTGCCTGGTTTGATTTGGATTCTGGCTCCCGGACACTGA